From Juglans regia cultivar Chandler chromosome 8, Walnut 2.0, whole genome shotgun sequence, the proteins below share one genomic window:
- the LOC109017571 gene encoding squamosa promoter-binding protein 2-like, translating to MAEKSFKKEEEEEEQEQEGTERYDDHDNDEDEEADVDEGNEGEEEVEKEDELGLEYGRKKVMIRVVSAGQRLSAMVPFMNGSSSSGNNMISGIDSLHCQADECVVDLRMGKTYHKRHKVCEHHSRSPVVLVSGVRQRFCQQCSKFHEISEFDDDKKSCRERLASHNERRRKTPSKLKAEDEQKPSECRMNGSLLKATRNSNCGEMSDLRGSPNMKHSRVK from the exons ATGGCTGAAAAATCTTTtaagaaagaagaggaagaagaagagcagGAACAAGAAGGTACTGAACGttatgatgatcatgataatGACGAAGATGAAGAAGCCGATGTTGATGAGGGTaatgagggagaagaagaagttgaaaagGAGGATGAGCTGGGACTAGAGTATGGAAGGAAGAAGGTGATGATAAGGGTAGTTTCAGCTGGACAGAGGCTTAGTGCTATGGTACCCTTTATGAATGGTAGTAGTAGTAGTGGTAACAATATGATCAGTGGCATTGACTCATTACATTGCCAGGCTGATGAATGTGTTGTGGACTTGAGAATGGGGAAGACTTATCACAAGCGACATAAGGTTTGCGAGCACCACTCTAGATCCCCTGTCGTTTTAGTCAGCGGCGTCCGCCAGAGGTTTTGCCAGCAGTGTAGCAA GTTTCATGAAATTTCAGAGTTTGATGATGACAAAAAGAGTTGCCGGGAAAGGTTGGCTAGTCATAATGAGCGCCGGAGAAAAACCCCTTCAAAACTTAAAGCAGAGGATGAACAGAAGCCATCAGAGTGCAGAATGAATGGCAGCTTGCTGAAAGCCACGAGAAATTCAAATTGTGGTGAAATGAGTGATCTTCGAGGGAGCCCCAATATGAAGCATTCTCGAGTTAAATAA